The following proteins are co-located in the Dromiciops gliroides isolate mDroGli1 chromosome 2, mDroGli1.pri, whole genome shotgun sequence genome:
- the BRD3OS gene encoding putative uncharacterized protein BRD3OS, with amino-acid sequence MNGRVPLAEKALSEGYARLRYRDTSLLIWQQQQQKLESVPPGTYLSRSRSMWYSQYGNEAILVRDKNKLEVSRDTGQSKFCTIM; translated from the coding sequence ATGAATGGGCGAGTACCTCTAGCTGAAAAAGCTTTGTCTGAAGGCTATGCCCGGCTCCGTTACAGGGACACCTCCTTGCTTATCtggcagcaacaacagcaaaagtTGGAATCTGTACCCCCTGGGACTTACTTGAGTAGGAGCCGGAGCATGTGGTATTCACAGTATGGAAATGAGGCCATATTAGTAAGAGACAAAAACAAGCTTGAAGTCTCTCGCGATACTGGACAGTCGAAATTTTGCACTATTATGTAA